One window of the Salvia splendens isolate huo1 chromosome 1, SspV2, whole genome shotgun sequence genome contains the following:
- the LOC121757837 gene encoding LIM domain-containing protein PLIM2b-like produces the protein MASSFTGTQDKCSACDKTVYFVDLLSADGQTYHKSCFKCSHCKGTLVMSNYSSMDGVLYCKTHFEQLFKESGNFSKNFQPGKHEKDLTRAPSKVSTMFCGTQDKCPACGKTVYPLEKIGLEGESFHKSCFKCAHGGCALTHSSYAALDGILYCKHHFQQLFLEKGNYQHVIEAGRKSSAENDEEHRAAAAAAAAAADAAGEGGEEDGGEAKADPDEAEAEAEAEAEEKAEEEKAEEEKAED, from the exons atggcaTCATCATTCACTGGAACTCAGGACAAATGCAGTGCTTGCGACAAGACAGTTTATTTTGTGGATTTGTTGTCTGCTGATGGACAAACTTATCACAAATCATGCTTCAAATGCAGCCATTGCAAAGGCACTCTTGTG ATGAGCAACTACTCTTCCATGGATGGAGTTCTCTACTGCAAGACCCATTTTGAACAGCTCTTTAAGGAGTCTGGAAATTTTAGCAAGAATTTTCAACCTG GAAAACATGAGAAGGACCTG ACAAGGGCACCAAGCAAAGTGTCTACTATGTTCTGTGGGACCCAAGATAAATGCCCTGCATGCGGCAAAACTGTGTATCCACTCGAGAAG ATAGGGCTGGAGGGAGAGTCGTTCCACAAATCGTGCTTCAAGTGCGCGCACGGCGGGTGCGCGCTGACGCACTCATCCTACGCCGCTCTCGACGGGATCCTCTACTGCAAGCACCACTTCCAGCAGCTCTTCTTGGAGAAGGGAAACTACCAGCACGTTATCGAGGCTGGCAGGAAGAGCTCGGCCGAGAACGACGAAGAGCACCGTGCAGCAGCTGCAGCCGCCGCTGCAGCTGCTGACGCGGCGGGGGAAGGGGGTGAAGAGGATGGCGGGGAGGCAAAGGCGGATCCGGATGAGgccgaggccgaggctgaggctgaggcTGAGGAGAAGGCTGAGGAGGAGAAGGCTGAGGAGGAGAAGGCGGAAGACTAG